Proteins encoded together in one Triticum dicoccoides isolate Atlit2015 ecotype Zavitan chromosome 7B, WEW_v2.0, whole genome shotgun sequence window:
- the LOC119338036 gene encoding BEACH domain-containing protein B-like isoform X1, which yields MNLVRGVADLLRKSPQPPGPPAPPSPSVRGGSIRGADIDDAPAPRVVFSDSTEEGVLRTLWQKYENAHDKEEKEKSLQIFVLQFVQTFRDWGPYHIEELVTQELGSDEIVVGCSYGHPSEVILILIQEISLITSTITESGTSPESSPKHSDQLEPLELSAERLHVLECLTILTRSVHNCRVFSYYGGVQKVTSLLKAAVDQLKALNSLHAVDDQSSDQAVENTRMMLKILICIITIISNFMKLEPTATRDPYFVDTTKYVRSSSYLATVSPSIPENTIPDALQHWQQKATILVLEAGCVNRFVELLRVIQRLNLKEQWTDLSLHFTTLCTLRSTISGTHAQNHFRSIGGLEILLDGLGLPSNKFSVSKHSSISRDERGEILLLQLLYLEILSEAVFGNVNNLEFLCENGLVHKFANSISWPAFMIQESHRQKDTTKTLLALNSISGPVQFLKITEWNDYSLKLSIALCSFILPSNVVKCCSDETAINQISASIPSAYQEQSVRWMIRVLLTVFLCIKACACESELPSHIKILAKTIQIYTIRTFRRVLVSAPALLTAFREEGVWDLIFSEDCFYVGSSVEDIQFHIGTENQNDNVRNNRTATDSQSSCRTDVNILQLEAISFLEFAATLNENTYNLPECSALVDALEHCVSDAVVASILLKCFRVILQLATEQTLDSFISLDAITRVLKVTCLQAQGLRNSRNLPRPEITIDRDGSQTKSIEMTSSEDRTDHTLTCLKLGVNLLKDYVTISSDGRILVLHNAECIECLFNLFEEESLRKQVLEQVLALFRLPPSSAQDHAAKLHLCSKYLENFTQANENEKVNSELLIDLLVSMREIIMMDRVYYQNLFRNEGCFLHIISLLNGTFNEAIGERLVLNVLETLTLLLEGNNASKAAFRVLVGVGYQTLQSLLLDYYKWLPSERLLDALLNMLVDGKFEINEKTTIKNEDVVVLLLNILQKSSTSLQHYGLVVLQQLLKQSITNRTYSFRAGLLSVLLDWFSIEEEDDTVNVIAELIQIIGAHSICGKDIRKIFALLRSEKISAKQKHTSLLLRSLSHMLKEKGPEAFFEFSGHDSGIEIKSPFQWPYNRGLSFSCWLRVENFPENGMMGLFSFSTEDGRGCSAMLSKSALVYESINKKHQCVLLQLKLPPKEWKFLSVTHTIGRAFSGGSQLRCYVDGELVSCEKCRYAKVNEVMTRCTIGTELVPLGDEPNSIGFERTFAFTGQMGPVYVFSDALSAEQIKGIYNLGPSYMYSFHGDDSLYRGILDARDGISSKIIFGLNAQASDSKTLFSVSSTLDSADKSTVEATIIGGTKLCSRRLPQDIIYCVGGVSVFFPLFTQFCDAVTNGGQYCYTSVINDTLAAEVIELVASVLDGNVSNQQQMYLLSGLSILGFLLQAAPPQLLNMKTLPAVKYMFDVLRNCGMSKVLLKDAISRVYLNPEIWVYSNYEVQRDLYMLLIQYFETDGRFLPLLCGLPRIIDIVRQYYWEKVDSKCVIGSKLLHPITKQVIGERPKIEEIRKLRLLLLSLAEMSIKLKISPADIGALISFLERSQDIACIEDILNMILRALSHDSLLSSFLEHVNVLGGCCIFLNLLKRESEPIRLLGLQLLGKLLVGIPSEKKGAILFTLPTGKSRKEMTSAPQLFFHVISERLLRFPPSDNSSATFFDVLMGRTSPKQVLQEHSQSDPSKDTNSNASSLDHFFLPRILVCIFKYMQSCQDSSARTRILTKLLGLLCSNPTNIEALMEHGWNSWLETSTNLDVIKEYKPAPKAELDNVEINELILVRKLYSLVLSYYLSSVKGGWHQLEDTAHFFLLKFDQGQLSSSYLLRDILDDIVGSLLQTSSEENIFLSQPGCDNVLHLLKLIQELLVNQIGIKLLFLSPSTTDESSSDDKWKEDIKLTVNEILDAETNGQCRSFPWSSCQFAVGDEVSDDWWSFFDKVWSIICNLNGKGPSKLIPKSPQNVGAPSLGQRARGLVESLNVPGAEMAAVVVSSGIAKMNIFADRATILKGEIFPRIFFHLVILYLCKAGLENASKCVLQFMSLLPLLVADDEQSKNKLHFLIWSLLVVRSQYGQLDDGARFHVLSHLILETIIYGKAMLVTNILGRDDSMEVNSNKEAGFILSFIQKDRVLATAAYEVKHMHAVQADRLRNLQKLNSKLNERFTKETQLVQIVDDQIHLSITSALSSDDSRKAAFQLAFDEDQQIVADKWIHIFRALIDERGPWSANPFPNDALTHWKLDKTEDKWRRRFKLKRNYMFDERLCQPSSSKNEITEPFFDQPSFSTKVPEKMKRFLLKGVRGITDDSGYGLFEDTNGTSESSHSPSENQNQNNAADSSDHRTTVQNKKDTSSTNGDSDYTKVLCSVHCVLVTPKRKLAGQLNITRTVLHFSFDFLVEGTGGSSVFSKFKDKKDSDRKNELGGAERLYGCRDSLIRINGGLMQNQSNKIKHHRRWNIAKIKGVHWIRYLLQYTALEIFFDDSNAPIFLNFSSQKDVKRAGSLLVSLRNDALFPKGSIKDKNSVISFVDRRVALEIAENAKERWKRREISNFEYLMILNTLAGRSYNDLTQYPIFPWVLADYASENLDFNKSSTFRDLSKPVGALDEKRFKDFEDRYLNFCDPDIPSFYYGSHYSSMGIVLHYLLRLEPFTTLHRSLQGGKFDHADRLFQSIDSAYRNSLSNSSDVKELIPEFFYMPEFLQNSNSYHLGIKQDGEPLGDVALPPWAKGSPEEFIHINREALESEYVSSNLHHWIDLIFGYKQRGQPAVEAANIFYYVTYEGAVDLENMDDMLQKYAIEDQIANFGQTPIQIFRVKHPRRGPPVPIAHPLYFAPQSITLTSSVSSTISHMSAVLFIGLLDNTIILMNEGLILSVKLWLTTRTQLGGNFTFSGPQENFFGVGSDVISPRKIGTFLAENVKFGRQFLATMQINSEKYLILCGNWENSFQIISLSDGRIVQSIRQHKDVVGCVAVSSDGNVVATGSYDTTVMIWHAFRGRPSEKKMRTANFEISENDHIIMERPVHILCGHDDIITCLFVSTELDIVVSGSKDGTCIFHTLREGRYVRSIRHPSGLGLSKLVATRHGRVVLYSEFDLSLHMHSINGKHIASATSIGRLNCMELSCCGEFMACAGEQGQIVLRSMHSLDIVWKYTGAGKAITSLAMTPEECFIAGTKDGSLLVFSVETPLVRRGNVPQTSVKPSGAG from the exons GTGGCACCAGTCCAGAATCTTCTCCAAAGCATTCGGACCAACTAGAACCCCTGGAATTAAGCGCTGAAAGATTGCATGTCCTGGAGTGCCTGACTATTCTGACTCGCTCCGTGCATAATTGTAGAGTATTTAGCTATTATGGTGGCGTGCAGAAGGTTACTTCTCTActaaaag CCGCTGTTGATCAGCTGAAAGCCTTGAACAGTTTGCATGCCGTAGATGACCAATCTTCAGATCAAGCAGTAGAAAATACAAGGATGATGCTAAAGATACTCATATGCATAATCACAATAATTTCAAATTTCATGAAGTTGGAACCAACTGCTACAAGGGACCCCTATTTTGTCGATACCACTAAATATGTCCGATCGAGCAGTTATTTGGCTACGGTTTCTCCAAGTATTCCAGAAAACACCATTCCTGATGCACTTCAACATTGGCAGCAAAAGGCTACTATTCTTGTGCTGGAAGCTGGTTGTGTCAATCGGTTCGTAG AACTGTTACGGGTCATTCAGAGGCTGAATTTGAAAGAGCAGTGGACTGATCTCTCACTTCATTTTACCACTTTGTGCACCCTTCGATCAACTATATCTGGTACCCATGCACAGAATCATTTCAGAAGCATTGGTGGGCTGGAAATTCTACTGGATGGATTAGGACTTCCTTCAAATAAATTTTCAGTTTCAAAGCATTCATCTATATCAAGAGATGAAAG GGGTGAAATTCTTCTTCTGCAGCTACTATATCTGGAAATTCTGAGTGAGGCAGT ATTTGGCAATGTCAACAACTTGGAATTTTTATGCGAAAATGGATTGGTACATAAATTTGCAAATAGCATAAGTTGGCCTGCATTTATGATTCAGGAGTCTCACCGGCAAAAGGATACTACAAAAACTCTTCTTGCATTAAATTCTATCTCTGGTCCAGTTCAGTTTCTTAAGATAACAGAATGGAATGACTATTCTCTAAAGTTGAGCATTGCCCTTTGCTCTTTCATTCTCCCCTCAAATGTCGTAAAATGCTGTTCTGATGAAACTGCTATCAACCAAATTTCGGCATCCATACCATCAGCTTATCAGGAGCAATCCGTTAGATGGATGATAAGGGTTCTCCTAACAGTTTTTCTTTGCATCAAAGCTTGTGCTTGTGAATCGGAATTACCAAGCCATATAAA GATATTAGCCAAAACCATTCAAATTTACACGATCCGTACATTCAGAAGGGTTCTTGTTTCAGCGCCAGCTCTACTCACAGCTTTTCGAGAGGAAGGTGTATGGGACTTGATATTCTCCGAAGACTGTTTCTATGTTGGGTCATCTGTGGAAGACATCCAATTTCATATTGGTACAGAGAACCAAAATGACAATGTCAGAAATAATAGGACAGCAACTGATTCTCAAAGCTCATGTCGGACTGATGTTAACATTCTTCAACTGGAAGCTATTTCCTTTCTGGAATTTGCTGCGACACTTAATGAAAACACATATAATCTG CCAGAATGCTCAGCACTAGTGGATGCACTTGAGCATTGCGTTTCAGATGCGGTGGTGGCCAGCATTCTTCTTAAATGCTTTCGTGTTATCCTACAACTTGCCACAGAACAAACTTTAGATTCATTCATATCCTTGGATGCAATCACTAGAGTCCTTAAGGTCACATGCCTTCAAGCACAGGGACTACGAAACTCCAGGAATTTGCCTCGTCCCGAAATTACCATCGATAGAGATGGTTCTCAGACAAAAAGTATTGAGATGACTTCATCTGAGGACAGAACTGATCACACTCTTACATGCCTAAAATTAGGTGTAAACCTCCTTAAGGATTATGTAACTATATCTAGCGATGGAAGAATTCTAGTTTTGCACAATGCTGAATGtattgagtgtttattcaacttaTTTGAAGAAGAGAGCCTACGGAAACAAGTACTGGAGCAAGTTCTTGCCTTATTTAGG TTGCCTCCATCCTCAGCACAAGATCATGCTGCAAAGTTGCATCTATGCTCCAAATATTTAGAGAACTTCACACAAGCAAATGAAAATGAAAAGGTCAATTCAGAATTGTTAATTGATCTACTGGTCAGCATGAGAGAGATCATTATGATGGACCGCGTG TACTATCAAAATCTATTTCGCAACGAAGGGTGCTTTCTGCATATTATCTCTTTGTTAAACGGAACATTCAATGAGGCAATTGGTGAGCGCTTGGTACTTAATGTCCTTGAGACGTTAACCTTACTGCTTGAAGGAAATAATGCTTCAAAG GCCGCTTTCAGAGTGCTAGTTGGTGTGGGTTATCAAACATTACAGAGCTTGCTATTGGATTATTACAAATGGTTGCCAAGTGAGAGGCTCTTGGATGCATTGCTTAATATGCTAGTTGATGGGAAATTTGAGATAAATGAGAAAACAACAATAAAG AACGAAGACGTTGTTGTATTACTTTTGAACATTTTACAGAAG AGCAGCACATCACTTCAGCATTATGGGCTTGTTGTACTGCAGCAGTTGCTGAAGCAATCCATTACAAATAGAACTTATAGTTTCAGAGCAGGGTTGCTTAGTGTTCTTCTTGATTGGTTTTCAATAGAAGAGGAGGATGATACAGTTAACGTAATTGCAGAGTTGATTCAGATAATTGGCGCACACAGCATATGCGggaaagatattcggaaaatctttGCCCTCTTACGCAGCGAGAAGATTAGTGCCAAGCAGAAGCACACTTCTTTGCTTTTGAGAAGTCTCAGCCACATGCTCAAAGAAAAGGGCCCAGAAGCCTTTTTTGAGTTCAGTGGCCATGATTCT GGTATAGAAATAAAATCTCCATTTCAATGGCCTTATAATAGAGGACTATCTTTTTCTTGCTGGTTGAGGGTAGAAAACTTCCCAGAAAATGGTAtgatgggccttttctccttttccaCAGAAGATGGAAGGGGGTGCTCAGCCATGCTTAGCAAAAGTGCTCTAGTATATGAG TCTATCAATAAAAAACATCAGTGTGTTTTGTTACAACTCAAGCTCCCACCGAAGGAGTGGAAGTTCCTTTCTGTTACTCATACAATAGGAAGGGCTTTTTCCGGAGGAAGCCAGCTGAGATGCTATGTTGATGGGGAGCTAGTATCATGTGAGAAGTGTAG GTATGCAAAAGTCAACGAGGTAATGACCCGCTGCACCATCGGTACAGAATTGGTACCTCTTGGCGATGAACCAAATTCTATTGGTTTTGAAAGGACTTTCGCCTTTACTGGTCAAATGGGCCCAGTTTATGTGTTTTCTGATGCTCTCTCCGCAGAGCAAATAAAAGGCATATATAATCTGGGACCAAGTTATATGTACTCCTTCCATGGCGACGATTCATTGTACAGGGGAATTTTGGACGCACGAGACGGCATCTCATCAAAGATTATTTTTGGTCTTAATGCACAG GCTAGTGACAGCAAGACTTTGTTCAGTGTGTCATCCACACTTGATAGTGCTGACAAAAGCACAGTTGAAGCAACAATCATCGGCGGGACAAAGTTATGTTCACGACGCTTGCCACAGGATATTATTTATTGTGTTGGAGGAGTCTCTGTATTTTTTCCTCTCTTCACTCAATTTTGTGACGCTGTAACTAATGGTGGGCAATATTGTTATACATCTGTCATCAATGATACATTGGCAGCTGAGGTTATTGAGCTTGTCGCGTCTGTTCTGGATGGAAATGTATCGAATCAACAACAGATGTATCTTCTTTCTGGGTTATCCATTCTGGGTTTCTTGCTTCAAGCTGCTCCACCTCAGCTGTTAAATATGAAAACACTTCCTGCAGTGAAGTATATGTTCGATGTGTTGAGGAACTgcg GTATGTCTAAAGTTCTTCTGAAAGATGCTATTTCACGAGTTTATTTGAATCCAGAAATATGGGTATATTCAAACTATGAAGTGCAGAGAGATCTTTATATGTTACTGATACAATATTTTGAAACGGATGGAAGATTTTTACCACTACTATGTGGACTTCCTAGGATTATTGACATTGTGCGCCAATATTATTGGGAAAAGGTAGATTCTAAGTGTGTTATTGGTTCAAAGCTGCTGCATCCAATTACTAAACAAGTTATTGGAGAGAGGCCTAAGATAGAAGAAATCCGTAAGCTTCGGCTTCTGCTTCTGAGTTTAGCAGAAATGAGCATAAA GCTCAAAATTTCTCCAGCTGATATAGGTGCTCTTATATCATTTCTTGAGAGGAGCCAAGACATAGCATGCATCGAGGACATACTTAACATGATCCTTCGCGCTCTTTCACATGACTCACTTTTGTCATCTTTCTTGGAACACGTAAATGTCCTCGGTGGCTGTTGCATTTTCTTAAATCTTCTTAAGAG GGAATCTGAGCCAATCAGATTGTTGGGGCTTCAGCTCCTTGGAAAGCTTTTGGTCGGGATTCCATCAGAGAAGAAAGGAGCAATATTATTTACCTTACCCACAGGAAAATCTAGAAAAGAAATGACATCAGCACCTCAATTGTTTTTCCATGTAATATCTGAACGGCTCTTGAGATTTCCACCCTCAGATAATTCAAGTGCAACTTTTTTCGATGTTCTTATGGGTAGAACCAGTCCAAAACAG GTCCTACAAGAACACTCTCAGTCTGATCCATCAAAAGATACAAATTCCAACGCTTCAAGCTTGGATCACTTTTTCCTTCCTCGGATTTTGGTTTGCATCTTCAAATATATGCAGTCTTGTCAAGATTCTTCAGCTCGCACGAGAATCTTAACTAAGCTTCTTGGTTTACTCTGTTCAAACCCTACGAATATCGAGGCATTAATG GAGCATGGTTGGAACTCTTGGCTTGAGACATCGACAAATCTTGATGTAATTAAGGAGTACAAACCAGCTCCTAAAGCTGAGCTGGACAATGTGGAGATCAATGAACTAATTCTTGTGAGGAAGTTGTACTCGTTGGTCCTTTCATACTACCTGAGCTCTGTAAAAGGTGGCTGGCACCAACTTGAAGATACAGCTCATTTTTTCCTTCTGAAATTTGACCAG GGACAACTATCAAGTTCTTATTTGCTGCGGGACATACTCGATGATATTGTTGGGAGCCTGCTTCAGACATCTTCGGAAGAAAATATTTTCCTTTCACAGCCTGGCTGTGATAATGTCTTACATCTTTTGAAGCTTATCCAGGAGTTGCTTGTCAATCAAATAGGAATTAAGCTCTTG TTTCTATCTCCTAGCACTACAGACGAATCTTCATCCGATGACAAATGGAAAGAAGACATTAAGCTTACCGTAAATGAAATTTTAGATGCTGAGACCAATGGCCAGTGTAGAAG TTTTCCTTGGAGCTCGTGCCAATTTGCTGTTGGGGATGAAGTAAGTGATGATTGGTGGAGCTTCTTTGACAAGGTATGGAGTATTATATGTAATTTGAACGGGAAAGGACCAAGCAAATTGATCCCAAAGAGTCCCCAAAATGTTGGAGCCCCGTCCCTGGGGCAAAGGGCACGTGGATTGGTTGAGTCTCTGAATGTCCCTGGCGCAGAAATGGCGGCTGTTGTTGTATCCAGTGGTATTGCAAAAATGAATATATTTGCTGACAGAGCAACGATATTGAAGGGAGAGATATTCCCGAGAATTTTCTTTCACCTTGTTATTCTGTACCTCTGCAAAGCTGGATTGGAAAATGCATCCAAGTGTGTTCTGCAGTTCATGTCATTGCTTCCCTTGCTCGTTGCAGACGATGAGCAAAGCAAAAACAAGCTGCATTTTCTAATATG GTCTTTACTCGTTGTGCGATCTCAGTATGGGCAACTTGATGATGGTGCACGCTTCCATGTTTTATCACACTTGATTCTCGAAACTATCATATATGGCAAGGCCATGCTTGTTACTAATATCTTGGGCAGAGATGATTCTATGGAAGTCAACAGCAATAAAGAGGCTGGGTTCATTCTTAGTTTTATACAGAAGGATCGTGTTCTTGCCACG GCTGCTTATGAGGTTAAGCATATGCATGCTGTTCAGGCTGATCGCTTAAGGAATCTACAAAAACTAAACTCTAAACTTAACGAGCGTTTTACTAAAGAGACACAACTAGTGCAGATAGTTGATGATCAGATACATCTCTCCATCACTTCTGCACTTTCCTCAGATGACAGTAGAAAAGCAGCTTTTCAACTTGCTTTTGATGAGGATCAGCAAATTGTTGCA GATAAGTGGATACATATTTTTCGTGCTCTGATTGATGAGAGGGGACCATGGTCTGCAAACCCTTTTCCGAATGATGCTCTGACTCACTGGAAACTTGACAAAACAGAAGATAAATGGCGGCGGAGGTTCAAGCTCAAGCGGAATTACATGTTTGATGAACGTCTTTGCCAACCTTCATCCTCTAAGAATGAAATTACAGAGCCATTTTTTGACCAACCTTCTTTTAGCACCAAAGTTCCTGAGAAAATGAAGCGATTCCTTCTGAAAGGCGTACGAGGAATCACAGATGATAGTGGTTATGGACTATTTGAGGACACTAATGGTACAAGTGAATCTTCCCACAGTCCTTCAGAGAACCAAAACCAGAATAATGCTGCAGATTCCTCAGATCATCGCACTACTGTTCAGAATAAGAAAGACACATCATCTACTAATGGAGATAGTGATTATACCAAG GTGCTATGTTCAGTTCATTGTGTTCTTGTAACCCCAAAGAGAAAACTGGCAGGGCAGTTAAATATCACACGAACTGTTCTacatttttcttttgattttttggtTGAAGGGACTGGAGGATCATCTGTTTTCAGCAAATTCAAAGATAAGAAAGATTCTGATAGGAAGAACGAGCTGGGCGGTGCGGAGAGACTTTATGGTTGCCGAGACAGTTTGATTAGAATCAATGGCGGCTTGATGCAAAACCAATCTAATAAAATCAAACATCACAGGAGGTGGAATATAGCCAAG ATAAAAGGAGTTCACTGGATACGCTACCTACTACAGTATACTGCACTAGAGATATTCTTTGATGATTCAAATGCACCTATATTTTTAAACTTCTCCTCCCAAAAGGATGTTAAAAGGGCCGGGTCTCTCTTAGTTTCCCTCAGGAATGACGCCTTGTTTCCTAAAGGAAGTATTAAAGACAAAAATAGTGTCATTTCATTTGTTGACAGGCGAGTTGCACTTGAAATAGCTGAGAATGCCAAGGAAAGATGGAAAAGGAGGGAAATCAGTAATTTTGAGTATCTAATGATTCTTAATACCCTTGCTGGACGATCTTACAATGATTTAACTCAGTACCCTATATTTCCATGGGTTCTGGCTGATTATGCCTCAGAAAATCTAGATTTCAACAAGTCATCTACTTTTAGGGATCTCTCAAAGCCGGTTGGTGCTTTGGACGAGAAACGATTTAAG GATTTTGAAGATAGATATCTTAATTTCTGTGATCCTGATATACCGAG TTTTTATTATGGATCTCACTACTCTAGCATGGGAATCGTTCTTCATTACCTTCTCAGGCTCGAACCTTTTACAACCCTGCATCGTAGCCTTCAG GGTGGTAAGTTTGACCATGCAGACCGTCTTTTCCAGAGCATTGACAGCGCTTACAGAAACAGCTTGTCAAATTCAAGTGATGTCAAAGAGCTTATTCCTGAATTCTTCTATATGCCAGAGTttcttcaaaattcaaattcatatcATCTTGGTATTAAGCAGGATGGTGAACCTTTAGGTGATGTTGCTCTCCCTCCATGGGCGAAG GGTTCTCCAGAAGAATTCATTCACATCAACAGAGAAGCACTTGAAAGTGAATATGTGAGCTCTAATCTCCATCACTGGATTGATCTCATATTTGGGTACAAGCAGCGGGGACAGCCTGCCGTTGAG GCAGCAAACATATTTTACTATGTGACATATGAAGGCGCAGTTGATCTGGAAAACATGGATGACATGTTACAGAAATACGCTATTGAGGATCAGATTGCGAATTTTGGACAGACACCTATCCAGATTTTTCGTGTGAAACATCCAAGAAGAGGGCCTCCTGTCCCAATTGCCCATCCACTGTATTTTGCACCACAGTCAATAACATTAACCTCAAGTGTTTCTAGCACAATCAGCCACATGTctgctgtactatttattggcttgttggataacacaattatactgATGAATGAGGGGCTCATATTATCAGTGAAGCTGTGGTTGACAACACGGACGCAGTTAGGTGGAAATTTCACCTTTTCTGGACCACAG gAAAATTTCTTTGGGGTTGGTTCAGATGTTATCTCCCCTCGTAAAATTGGCACTTTCCTGGCTGAGAACGTCAAATTTGGAAGACAGTTCTTAGCAACTATGCAAATTAACAGCGAGAAGTATTTGATTCTATGTGGAAATTGGGAAAATAGTTTTCAGATAATTTCTCTCAGTGATGGAAGAATTGTGCAGAGCATCAGGCAGCATAAGGATGTTGTTGGCTGTGTTGCAG TTTCATCCGATGGAAATGTGGTTGCGACTGGAAGTTATGACACAACTGTTATGATCTGGCATGCGTTTCGAGGCAGACCAAGTGAGAAAAAAATGAGGACTGCAAATtttgaaatttcagaaaatgatcacATTATAATGGAAAGGCCTGTTCATATCTTGTGCGGTCATGATGACATCATAACATGTTTATTTGTTAGCACAGAACTGGACATTGTTGTCAGTGGATCGAAAGATGGAACTTGTATTTTCCATACACTGCGTGAAGGGAGATATGTCAGATCCATCCGGCATCCTTCTGGCCTTGGTTTATCAAAGTTGGTGGCAACACGGCATGGAAGGGTGGTACTGTATTCTGAATTTGACCTATCCTTGCACATGCATTCTATCAATGGAAAACATATTGCTTCGGCGACATCCATTGGACGTCTCAATTGCATGGAACTTAGTTGTTGTGGAGAGTTCATGGCTTGCGCTGGTGAGCAAGGGCAAATAGTTCTGCGTTCTATGCATTCTCTTGATATTGTTTGGAAGTATACTGGAGCTGGGAAGGCAATTACTTCTCTAGCTATGACCCCTGAGGAGTGCTTCATAGCAGGAACCAAGGACGGTAGCTTGCTTGTATTTTCAGTAGAAACTCCTCTAGTTCGACGAGGGAACGTGCCACAAACAAGTGTAAAGCCTTCGGGAGCTGGTTGA